Proteins from one Hyperolius riggenbachi isolate aHypRig1 chromosome 2, aHypRig1.pri, whole genome shotgun sequence genomic window:
- the LOC137544057 gene encoding thiol S-methyltransferase TMT1A-like translates to MSAIILILQLALAFIMLPFYILNWLGILDPISKKLFPYFMDSFTDVYNKEMEDQKKNLFGKLSDFAASSKQLQLLELGCGTGANFKFYPSGCRVTCLDINPNFQKFLSKSQAENDHLTYDGFLVASADNMTPVADASMDVVVCTLLACSLPNTPAMLKEVKRVLRPGGAFYFMEHVASTDASSWINFGQKVLNPTWKLFLDGCSMRKTTWKDIEKAGFSELKLRHVKAPISMKLISPHIIGYAVK, encoded by the exons ATGTCTGCAATCATTTTGATTTTGCAGCTTGCATTAGCTTTCATAATGCTGCCTTTTTATATCCTGAACTGGCTGGGAATACTGGATCCAATATCCAAAAAATTGTTTCCTTACTTCATGGATTCCTTTACTGACGTATACAACAAGGAGATGGAAGACCAGAAGAAGAATCTATTCGGCAAACTTTCTGATTTTGCAGCAAGTTCGAAGCAGCTCCAGCTTTTAGAGCTTGGCTGTGGCACAGGTGCCAACTTCAAATTCTACCCAAGTGGATGCCGAGTGACCTGTCTGGATATTAATCCAAACTTCCAAAAATTTCTCAGCAAAAGCCAGGCAGAAAATGACCACCTTACTTATGATGGATTTCTGGTGGCATCGGCGGACAACATGACACCAGTAGCTGATGCCTCTATGGATGTGGTTGTTTGCACTCTGTTAGCCTGTTCACTGCCTAACACACCAGCAATGCTGAAGGAGGTGAAGAGGGTTCTTCGGCCG GGTGGAGCTTTCTACTTCATGGAACATGTGGCCTCCACGGATGCATCTAGCTGGATAAACTTTGGCCAGAAAGTACTGAACCCTACCTGGAAACTCTTCTTGGATGGCTGCAGCATGAGGAAGACCACATGGAAGGACATAGAGAAAGCTGGATTCTCAGAGCTAAAGCTGCGCCATGTAAAGGCTCCCATATCTATGAAGCTAATTTCTCCACATATTATTGGATATGCtgtgaaataa